In one window of Acidobacteriota bacterium DNA:
- a CDS encoding PaeR7I family type II restriction endonuclease, giving the protein MPLELVDFERKTRNAVQAFWQTRTDARTKQRVSGKTDQGERSGVTSGKNMDEFISLLIDLVRANGLSQAQIHQKRALLTLPGYFRPTKLWDFLVIHQGELVAAVEFKSQVGPSFGNNFNNRAEEAIGTAHDFWTAYRKGALGNQPHPFAGWLMLVEDAPESRSPVKDSSPHFQVFDEFRGASYLKRYDLLCQKLVHEQLYTAATVIATPRTAIETGEFSHISPMTDLKTFVTTFAGHMAATAARME; this is encoded by the coding sequence GAGAAAAACCCGAAATGCCGTACAGGCATTTTGGCAGACTCGTACGGATGCCCGTACCAAACAGCGTGTGTCAGGAAAAACTGATCAGGGTGAACGCTCTGGCGTGACCAGCGGTAAAAATATGGATGAGTTTATCAGTCTGTTGATTGATCTGGTACGAGCCAATGGACTTTCTCAAGCTCAAATCCACCAAAAAAGAGCCCTCCTCACATTGCCTGGATATTTTAGACCGACAAAGCTGTGGGATTTCCTTGTGATTCATCAAGGGGAATTAGTCGCCGCCGTTGAGTTCAAGAGCCAGGTGGGCCCATCATTTGGAAACAACTTCAATAATCGAGCCGAAGAGGCAATTGGTACTGCTCACGATTTTTGGACCGCGTATCGAAAAGGCGCTTTAGGGAATCAACCCCATCCATTTGCAGGCTGGTTGATGCTGGTGGAAGACGCTCCAGAATCCAGATCCCCGGTGAAAGATTCATCACCTCATTTTCAGGTTTTTGACGAATTTAGGGGCGCCTCATATTTGAAACGATATGACCTGCTGTGCCAGAAACTCGTGCATGAGCAACTTTACACAGCCGCAACCGTCATCGCGACACCTCGCACAGCCATTGAGACAGGTGAATTTTCACACATCTCACCGATGACTGACCTCAAAACCTTTGTTACAACTTTCGCTGGACATATGGCTGCCACGGCGGCTCGAATGGAGTAG